In a genomic window of Zestosphaera sp.:
- the pyrD gene encoding dihydroorotate dehydrogenase PyrD produces the protein MSSHNVDLSTTLAGVRLKHVLMNASGILGATPEHIVRLASYGLAAVVTKTFTEKPRGGYGPPIILKLKNCGYINAVGLANPGIELLPQVVKKGKELNLVTIVSVGGSSLEEFIKVSTVALDSGADMLELNLGCPHTKGYGLDIGSDPTNVYEVVKAVSSLSSVPVIAKLGLSDNYVKSSGKALEGGARALTLINTIKAMVIDVYSAKPVLSNVFGGMSGPPIHPVAVKVVYDVYKEYEPDIVGVGGIVDWVSAAEFILAGAKALQIGSALSTKPKEIIDSVLKGLREWVSELGYTRIADLVGLAHKK, from the coding sequence ATCTCAAGTCATAATGTAGACTTAAGCACTACCTTAGCTGGAGTGAGGCTTAAGCACGTCCTAATGAACGCTAGCGGTATTCTAGGAGCTACTCCAGAACACATAGTTAGGTTAGCCAGCTACGGCTTAGCAGCCGTAGTAACTAAGACATTTACTGAGAAACCGAGAGGAGGCTATGGGCCGCCAATAATACTTAAGCTGAAGAACTGCGGATACATAAATGCAGTGGGCTTAGCTAACCCAGGTATCGAGTTACTACCTCAGGTAGTGAAGAAAGGCAAGGAGTTAAATCTAGTGACTATAGTCAGTGTCGGCGGCTCAAGTCTAGAGGAATTCATTAAAGTCTCTACAGTAGCTCTTGATTCAGGCGCGGACATGCTTGAGTTGAACCTCGGATGCCCTCACACGAAGGGTTACGGACTCGATATCGGGAGTGACCCGACAAATGTTTACGAAGTCGTTAAAGCTGTAAGCTCCTTAAGTAGTGTTCCAGTAATAGCTAAGCTAGGTCTGAGCGACAACTACGTTAAGTCGTCCGGTAAGGCGCTTGAGGGAGGTGCTAGGGCATTAACTCTAATCAACACCATCAAGGCGATGGTAATAGACGTATACTCAGCAAAACCTGTACTCAGTAACGTCTTCGGAGGAATGTCAGGTCCCCCGATACATCCAGTAGCTGTCAAGGTAGTCTACGACGTCTATAAAGAATACGAGCCAGACATCGTAGGGGTTGGCGGAATAGTAGACTGGGTCTCAGCCGCAGAGTTCATACTAGCTGGAGCTAAAGCACTTCAAATAGGCTCAGCACTCTCAACAAAACCTAAAGAAATAATAGATTCAGTTTTGAAGGGGTTAAGAGAATGGGTTAGTGAGTTAGGTTACACAAGAATTGCAGACCTTGTAGGTCTAGCCCACAAAAAATAA
- the nuoB gene encoding NADH-quinone oxidoreductase subunit NuoB, whose amino-acid sequence MERVKIIKYSPWLVHFNTGACNGCDIEVLASITPHYDPERFGVRLAPSVRHGDVLIVTGVVTKKAAERLKRLYEQMPEPKFVVAVGACALSGGVFHGSYPVVGGADKVVKVDVYVPGCPPRPEAILEGIIKLLKKLEGGDGDGPKPS is encoded by the coding sequence ATGGAGAGAGTCAAGATAATCAAGTACTCACCTTGGCTAGTGCACTTCAACACCGGTGCATGCAACGGTTGCGATATTGAGGTTCTCGCGTCTATAACGCCACACTACGACCCTGAGAGATTCGGGGTTAGGCTTGCTCCTTCCGTGAGACACGGCGACGTGCTGATTGTCACAGGGGTTGTGACAAAAAAAGCTGCTGAAAGGCTTAAGAGACTCTATGAGCAAATGCCTGAACCCAAGTTTGTTGTAGCCGTAGGTGCTTGCGCTCTTAGCGGTGGTGTTTTTCACGGTTCTTACCCGGTCGTGGGCGGGGCTGATAAGGTAGTTAAGGTTGACGTCTACGTGCCTGGATGTCCGCCTAGACCAGAAGCCATACTTGAAGGCATCATTAAGTTACTCAAGAAGTTAGAGGGAGGTGATGGCGACGGGCCTAAGCCCAGTTGA
- a CDS encoding dihydroorotate dehydrogenase, giving the protein MSRVWSPRSGDEGQHEHIHSVTPARVYLNNVLSNRFRMIKIKPLHSLKTPEPPQFFMVWVPGVDEIPLSVADYDGETITFIYEVKGAGTNALSRLGPGSYLGLKGPLGKPLNIVEGFSTLLVVGGSGVAPTPYITKYLASRGCRFEVVWGVKKRSELFNLGSIMSGVEYIHIATEDCSVGYCGLASELARELVNKYKYDLIIGVGPKGMLKSLCEVTSGLNTYVVLETIVKCGLGLCGSCVLPNTDKLLCVDGPAFKCEEVMQYLKS; this is encoded by the coding sequence GTGAGTAGGGTCTGGTCTCCGCGTTCAGGTGATGAGGGTCAGCACGAACATATACACTCAGTAACGCCTGCTAGAGTCTATCTAAATAATGTCTTGAGTAATAGGTTCCGGATGATTAAGATTAAGCCTCTCCATAGTTTGAAGACTCCTGAACCGCCTCAATTCTTCATGGTTTGGGTGCCAGGCGTTGACGAAATACCGTTGAGTGTAGCTGACTACGACGGGGAGACCATAACATTCATTTATGAAGTTAAGGGTGCTGGCACTAACGCCCTGTCCAGACTTGGTCCGGGGTCTTACCTAGGTCTTAAAGGTCCTCTAGGCAAGCCTCTAAACATAGTTGAAGGATTCTCAACTCTCCTCGTCGTGGGCGGCTCGGGTGTCGCGCCAACGCCGTACATAACTAAATACTTAGCTTCTAGGGGTTGTAGGTTCGAGGTTGTCTGGGGGGTTAAGAAGAGGAGTGAGCTCTTCAACCTAGGCTCCATAATGAGCGGTGTTGAGTATATACACATAGCTACTGAAGACTGTAGTGTCGGTTATTGCGGGCTGGCATCAGAGCTGGCCAGAGAACTAGTTAATAAGTATAAGTATGACTTAATCATAGGCGTCGGACCTAAGGGGATGCTTAAGTCTTTATGTGAGGTTACTTCCGGGCTCAATACCTACGTAGTCTTAGAAACTATCGTTAAGTGTGGTTTAGGACTCTGCGGGTCTTGCGTCCTCCCCAACACTGATAAACTACTGTGTGTTGACGGACCAGCATTTAAGTGCGAGGAGGTGATGCAGTATCTCAAGTCATAA
- a CDS encoding NADH-quinone oxidoreductase subunit C — protein MKPNRTVVEIEASKLREVFTKLVEALGREALYLATIEGTDFPEKNLIRIDYFINVFKHDTYLVLRAYLPRENPVIPSVIDLIPGALAGELETHDLLGILFEGNSYLRRSFFVPEDLSSKGVYPLRKDSGV, from the coding sequence ATGAAACCTAATAGGACAGTTGTTGAGATAGAGGCGAGCAAGCTTAGAGAAGTATTTACTAAGCTGGTTGAGGCCCTAGGTAGAGAAGCTTTATATCTTGCCACTATAGAAGGCACGGACTTCCCTGAGAAGAACCTCATACGAATTGATTACTTCATTAACGTGTTTAAGCATGACACGTACTTAGTGCTCCGTGCTTACCTGCCTAGAGAGAATCCAGTCATACCGTCAGTGATTGACCTAATTCCAGGCGCTCTCGCAGGCGAGCTAGAGACTCACGACCTCTTAGGAATACTATTTGAGGGGAACAGCTACTTAAGAAGGTCTTTCTTCGTCCCGGAAGACTTATCATCTAAAGGCGTCTATCCATTAAGGAAAGACTCAGGTGTTTAA
- a CDS encoding small multi-drug export protein — MTLSITNIFLVILSALAPVSEVRGAIPLAYAISQDSSVRWLLIILAVLCNSLIPFVALEILRFLENSLLNSSNRLVKIVARLYSRLVCKARREGLKYLGKWGYLGLTAFVAVPLPVTGAWTASLITHVFGLDKLRASLAIVVGVLIASVIVVLAMEGVIALINLL; from the coding sequence ATGACTTTATCTATTACTAACATCTTCTTGGTCATCTTGAGCGCACTGGCTCCTGTATCAGAAGTTAGGGGGGCTATACCCTTAGCGTACGCCATCTCTCAAGACAGTAGTGTTAGGTGGTTGCTGATCATCTTGGCTGTTTTATGTAACTCTTTAATTCCTTTTGTAGCTCTAGAGATTCTTCGGTTTCTAGAAAACTCATTACTGAATTCTAGTAATAGATTAGTGAAGATAGTTGCTCGCTTATACTCTCGTTTAGTGTGTAAGGCTAGGAGAGAGGGTCTTAAATACTTAGGTAAGTGGGGTTATTTAGGTCTAACAGCATTTGTTGCGGTGCCTTTACCAGTAACGGGAGCTTGGACTGCCTCACTAATTACTCATGTGTTTGGCTTGGATAAGTTGAGAGCGTCACTAGCTATAGTAGTTGGGGTGTTGATAGCTTCTGTCATAGTAGTGTTAGCTATGGAGGGGGTTATAGCCTTAATAAACTTGTTATAG
- the hypF gene encoding carbamoyltransferase HypF produces the protein MPVLRLVIEGIVQGVGFRPFLHRLGLRLGVKGYLRNVGGSEVEVVVEGDYETLASFVKKLMSDKPPTARVEGIDIEVLNDTGGFRDFTILSSDVKAIKRSMIPPDFAICDDCLREVLDPSSRRYRYAFNSCAWCGPRFTMMYRVPYDRENTSMSKYRLCDECSREYSNVEDLRRYHAQGISCPADGPRLWLTDNTGVLIETRDPIKEASKLIEEGFIVAVKGIGGYHVASLATDDDVVLKLRTRKERPTKPFAIMGLDTQVLREIVIVDEKAEELLKSPERPIVLLPKKQDSRVSKHVSPNMDVEGVFIAYTALHYLLLLDTRDKFLIMTSGNPKGQPMCVSEECVYGKLNKIVDYVLTHDREIVNRADDSVVRFTNGKPVLLRRGRGYAPTWIKIGRKLPKNVIAFGAELQSAGAVGFEDKVVLTQYIGDADDLDTLEDLSKYLKFIISNYRIDVSKSIVVIDKHPHYNSSRLGRFYALDQGLELLEVQHHYAHALATMADQKILGRPTIAIVVDGVGYGDDGAIWGGEVLTISEDLSYNRVGFLSYMPFAGDESTYRPARYLVSSLLTFMSPEEVKDVALKLGFEKGLKDLEEIDILYTLVKHGKYVKSSSTGRFLDAISALLGVCYARTYEGEPAITLEAFSRGGEVVNDLIEDFKVSYSDGAYVIDLKAFLSKAVETLTNTDLRTRVKADIGVTSQYGLGAALGRIVVKVIDSGYFKPDFIVLGGGAAVNDFLVSGIRDSLKELEIPILTPDRVPLNDGGVPLGQVASVLSTQK, from the coding sequence ATGCCTGTACTGAGGTTAGTGATTGAGGGTATTGTTCAAGGAGTTGGCTTCAGACCCTTCCTTCATAGATTAGGACTGAGGCTAGGCGTGAAAGGTTATTTAAGGAACGTCGGTGGTTCAGAAGTTGAGGTTGTTGTTGAGGGGGATTACGAGACTCTCGCGAGCTTCGTTAAGAAACTAATGAGTGATAAGCCCCCTACAGCGCGTGTTGAGGGCATAGATATTGAGGTCTTGAACGACACAGGTGGCTTCAGAGACTTCACTATACTGAGTAGTGATGTCAAAGCTATAAAGAGGTCTATGATACCCCCGGACTTCGCCATATGTGATGACTGCTTGAGAGAAGTTCTAGACCCTAGTAGTAGGAGGTATAGATACGCGTTTAATTCGTGTGCTTGGTGTGGACCTAGGTTCACGATGATGTATAGAGTACCGTACGATAGAGAAAACACTTCTATGAGCAAGTATAGGTTGTGCGACGAGTGTTCTAGAGAATACAGCAATGTCGAGGATTTGAGGAGGTACCACGCACAAGGCATAAGTTGCCCTGCAGACGGTCCTAGACTCTGGCTAACAGACAATACGGGGGTCTTAATCGAGACTAGAGACCCTATTAAAGAGGCGTCTAAGCTTATTGAAGAAGGTTTTATAGTTGCTGTGAAAGGGATTGGGGGGTACCACGTAGCCTCTCTAGCTACGGATGACGACGTAGTTCTTAAGCTAAGGACAAGGAAGGAGAGACCTACTAAACCTTTCGCTATCATGGGTCTAGACACGCAAGTCTTGAGAGAGATAGTGATAGTTGATGAGAAAGCTGAAGAATTACTTAAGTCGCCTGAGAGACCCATAGTTTTGCTCCCTAAAAAGCAAGACTCACGAGTTTCTAAGCACGTCTCGCCGAACATGGACGTTGAGGGCGTATTCATAGCTTATACAGCGCTACACTACCTACTACTACTTGACACACGCGACAAATTCCTCATAATGACTAGCGGCAACCCTAAAGGACAACCTATGTGTGTTAGTGAGGAATGCGTCTACGGCAAACTCAATAAAATAGTTGATTACGTGTTAACACACGATAGAGAAATAGTTAACAGAGCAGATGACTCAGTAGTGAGATTCACTAACGGGAAGCCAGTACTGCTCAGGAGAGGTAGGGGGTATGCTCCCACCTGGATTAAGATAGGGCGCAAACTACCTAAGAATGTGATCGCTTTCGGGGCTGAGCTACAGTCTGCTGGCGCTGTAGGTTTTGAGGATAAGGTGGTATTAACCCAGTATATAGGTGATGCTGACGACCTTGATACTCTCGAGGATCTCTCGAAATACCTAAAGTTCATCATAAGTAATTACAGGATAGACGTAAGCAAATCTATCGTTGTTATAGATAAGCACCCGCACTATAACTCGAGTCGCTTAGGGAGGTTCTACGCGCTAGACCAGGGGCTTGAGTTGCTTGAGGTGCAGCATCATTACGCTCATGCTCTAGCTACTATGGCTGACCAGAAAATACTTGGGAGACCTACCATAGCTATAGTGGTGGATGGCGTGGGTTATGGCGATGACGGAGCTATCTGGGGTGGTGAAGTCTTGACTATAAGTGAGGACCTAAGCTACAATAGAGTAGGTTTTCTCTCATACATGCCCTTCGCGGGCGACGAATCTACATACAGGCCAGCTAGGTATCTGGTCTCCAGCCTCCTCACTTTCATGAGTCCCGAAGAGGTTAAAGATGTAGCTCTAAAGCTAGGTTTTGAAAAAGGACTGAAAGATCTTGAGGAGATAGATATCTTGTACACTCTAGTTAAGCACGGCAAATATGTGAAGTCCTCGTCTACTGGAAGGTTTCTAGACGCTATCTCCGCATTACTGGGGGTATGCTACGCGAGAACGTACGAGGGTGAGCCTGCCATAACGTTAGAAGCTTTCTCACGCGGTGGCGAGGTAGTTAACGACTTAATCGAAGACTTTAAAGTCTCGTATTCTGATGGAGCCTACGTGATTGATTTGAAGGCATTTCTAAGTAAGGCTGTTGAGACTCTAACTAATACTGACTTGAGGACGCGCGTGAAAGCCGATATAGGAGTTACTAGTCAGTACGGGTTAGGAGCTGCTTTAGGAAGGATAGTAGTTAAGGTGATAGACAGCGGGTATTTCAAGCCTGACTTCATCGTCTTAGGTGGTGGTGCTGCAGTGAATGATTTCTTAGTGAGTGGAATTAGAGATTCTCTTAAAGAGCTTGAGATACCTATACTAACGCCTGATAGAGTCCCTCTCAATGATGGTGGGGTACCTCTAGGTCAAGTAGCTTCTGTATTATCAACTCAAAAATAA
- a CDS encoding nickel-dependent hydrogenase large subunit: MEATHLIEIPVTVEIPVGPQHPALHEPLLLKLYADGERIIKVDVMTGYNHRGVEKLAEKNSFYRDIFIVGRVCGICNTVHANCYVRALEYILGVDPPPRAKYLRVLAMELERIHSHMLILAVTAELAGYETLFMYLMRDREYIMKSKEILTGQRVMADYMMVGGVRRDLDEVKASRILDMVKRVEERIRYYHRVFQEDVTINRRLRDAGRIKHADALAHSLVGPVARGSGVKTDVRVQDKYDAYGDIPFNVITEDYGDSYARAMVRFGELYESINMVKYILTHLPQGNPVPDEKRLPRRFPVDESYAVVEAPRGELTYYVSSSGSDKPYRVKIRTPSLNNIVNSAFAYVDQMIADVPIILGSFDPCVSCMERAVITDLRRGLKYRVPLKALGGVKK, translated from the coding sequence ATGGAAGCCACACACCTCATCGAGATACCAGTAACTGTTGAGATACCTGTAGGTCCTCAACACCCAGCACTACATGAGCCCCTGTTATTGAAGCTCTACGCAGACGGAGAGAGAATAATTAAAGTTGACGTCATGACTGGTTATAATCATAGGGGTGTGGAGAAGCTAGCCGAGAAGAACTCTTTTTATAGAGACATATTTATTGTTGGGCGTGTCTGCGGTATATGCAACACAGTTCACGCTAATTGCTACGTTAGAGCACTTGAGTACATACTCGGCGTAGACCCGCCACCTAGAGCTAAGTACTTAAGAGTTCTTGCGATGGAGCTAGAGAGAATACATAGTCATATGCTCATACTAGCTGTGACGGCAGAGCTAGCCGGATACGAGACTTTATTCATGTATTTGATGAGAGATAGAGAATACATCATGAAATCTAAGGAAATACTGACTGGACAGAGAGTAATGGCTGATTACATGATGGTTGGCGGAGTTAGGAGAGACTTAGACGAGGTGAAGGCCTCCAGAATATTAGACATGGTTAAGAGAGTCGAGGAGAGAATAAGGTATTATCATAGGGTTTTTCAAGAAGACGTGACAATAAACAGGAGGTTAAGAGATGCTGGTAGGATAAAACACGCAGATGCTTTAGCTCACTCCTTAGTAGGACCTGTAGCTAGGGGTTCTGGCGTTAAAACAGATGTGAGAGTTCAAGACAAGTACGACGCATACGGCGATATACCGTTTAATGTCATTACAGAAGACTATGGCGACAGCTACGCGAGAGCTATGGTGAGGTTCGGGGAGCTCTACGAGTCTATAAACATGGTGAAGTATATCTTGACGCACTTACCTCAAGGCAATCCAGTACCTGATGAGAAGAGATTACCCAGGAGATTCCCAGTTGACGAGTCTTACGCGGTTGTTGAAGCTCCTAGAGGCGAGTTAACATATTATGTCAGCAGTTCTGGTAGTGATAAGCCTTATAGAGTCAAGATAAGAACTCCCTCACTAAACAACATAGTTAACTCCGCTTTTGCTTACGTTGATCAGATGATAGCTGACGTGCCGATTATTTTGGGGAGTTTTGATCCGTGC